The following DNA comes from Flammeovirgaceae bacterium.
ATCAAATCTATTTTAATCGCCATGATTGAAAAGGTGGCGTTTACCCTGCGTGAACAAAAGAAACTGACTTCGTGTGTGACGGTAAAAATTCGTTATGCCAATTTTGATACAGAGACCAAACAAGTACACATTCCTTATACTTCTTCTGATCATGTGTTGCTTCGGGTTGTATTGGAATTGTTTGAGCGGCTTTATAATAGAAGGATGCTCATCCGGTTGGTGGGAGTTCGTCTGAGCAGTTTAGTGCATGGCAATCACCAGATCAGTTTGTTTGACGATACGGAAGAGAGCATCAGTCTTTACGAAGCCATGGACCGTATGAAGCACAAGCACGGAGTGGATAAATTGGTTCGCGCCACCACACTGAATGTGAACAAGCGGGTGAGGATGGAAATGAACGCATTTAAGGGATAATCATAATGTGATGATGTGATGATGTGATAATTGGTTGATTGGTATAAAACATTAAATTTATAGTTTATGAATCAATTTGGAGGTGATTGGACTAAAATTAAGATTGAAATACTTGTTGAGTATGCTAAAGCATATTTAACGATTATGAAGGATCGTAAATACTATAAGCTAATGTATTTCGATGGATTTGCTGGTTCTGGTTTCATCATTAATGATAGCAAAGTAGATATTGAGATGACAATTGGTGCGGCTAGGAGAATTGTCGAAATTAATGAACCACGATCTTTTGATAGTTATTATTTTGTTGAGAAGGATCCTAAAAATTTCAAACTTCTGGAAAAGAATACAAAGCAAAACTTTCCATCAAAAAGAATACATGCGATTTGTGAGGATTGTAATAAGAAGCTTATTGATATGGCAAATTTTTTAAGAGATCCGAAAAACAAAAATTATAGAACTTTAGCTTACATTGATCCATGTGGAATGCAGGTTGAATGGCGCTCAATTGAAACTTTGAGAGGGCTTCCATTGGATATGTGGGTATTAGTGCCAACTGGATTAGGGGTGAATCGCCTTTTAAAGAAAAATGGTCGAATATCGGATGCATGGATAGAGCGTTTAGAAATATTTTTGGGTCTCTCGAAAGAAGAGATTGAGAATAGTTTTTATAAAAAAGTTAGTTCATTATTTCCAGACATTACTATTACTCAAAAAGAGCATGATGCGATTGGTAAATCAGCAAAGCTATATCGTGATAGACTAAAAGAAATATTTTCATTTGTATCAAAGCCATACGAATTAAAAAATTCGTCTAATTCAATAATGTATCATTTATTTTTAACATCTAACAACGAAACCGCAGTGAAAGTTGGTAATGATATCGTGAAGAAATTTAATAAATAGCAAGATGGCACAATCAAGTATAGAGTGGACTGAATTAACATGGAACCCGACAACGGGCTGCAACAAAATTTCAGCAGGTTGTAAATTCTGTTATGCGGAAGTAATGGCCAGGAGGTTGAAGGCAATGGGGCTTGATAAATATAAGGGCGGGTTTAAATTGGCTATCCACGAAGATGCCCTGGATATACCATACACCTGGAAAAGCTCAAAAATTGTGTTCGTGAATTCCATGAGTGATTTATTTCATAAAGACATTCCCCTTTCGTTCATAAAAAAAGTTTTTGTGGTAATGAACGATAACCCCCAGCATACTTTTCAGGTGTTGACTAAACGCTCGGATATTTTATTGAGATACCACAAGGAACTTACCTGGACTCCAAATATTTGGATGGGCGTTTCCATAGAAGATGAAAAAGTAATGCACCGGGTTGATGACCTACGAAAAACTTCTGCTCTGGTGAAATTCCTTTCTTGTGAACCGCTTATCGGCCCTTTGCCTAATCTTAATTTAAAAAATATTGATTGGGTGATTGTTGGTGGTGAATCAGGGAGAAAACCTCGACCTATGGAGCCTGAATGGGTACTTGACATAAAGACTCAATGCAGGGTTTTTAAAGTAGCGTTTTTCTTCAAACAATGGGGAGGCACTAATAAGAAGAAAACGGGTAGGTTGCTTAAAGGGAGAACGTATAGTGAAATGCCCAAAAAGAAAAAGAAGCTTTCTTTGAACTATCCAACTGTATCACGACCCGGTTATTAATGTGGTGATGAGTTGATGTGATGATTGTTTGATGTGATGATGTGATAATTGGTTCGCTCTTATCATCACATCAATTCATCACCACATCAGCTAATTAAAAATTATGTACCTCAACTGCCACACTGCCTTCAGTTTCAAGTACGGCACCTTACAGGTGGAGGATATTTTTAATGAAGCCAAGCGGTGTGGTGTACACAAACTGATCCTTACGGAGATCAACAACACGGCTTCCTACATTGAGATGTTAAGGCTTTGTGCAGAGAAAGCTCCTGTCAACGGGAGTAATCTGACTGCTTTTGGAAAGGAAGCGTACGAGCTGGAGATAGCTGTGGGCGTGGAGTTCAGAAATGAAGATCGGTTGCTTTTCATTGCGATTGCACAGAACAATGATGGGTTTGAGGAGATCAACAGGTTTTTGTCCTATCACAATCTAAATAACAAAGCCTTACCGGATCGTGCTCCTGTATTTGAAAACGTTTTTGTAATCTATCCCTTTGGATTATTGGAACCTGATCTTCTTCGTTCAAATGAATTTTTGGGTGTTCGCGTTCATCAGGTCAACCACCTAAGACTTTATCAACCGTACAAAACACACACAGCAAAATTTGTGATTCATCACCCCGTCACTTTTGCCAATAAAATTCATTTTAACGTTCATCGTTTATTGCGGTCCATTGATAAAAACACACTGCTTAGCAAATTGGCGGAGGAGCAACAAGCATTGCCCAATGAAATTATGATGCCGGAAAGAAAGCTGGCAGGGATGTTTTCTGATTATCCGGACTTGATAGAGAACACGCAACAGTTGATGAATGGGTGTTCCATTGACTTTGAACTGAAAACGGATAAGAATAAAAAAACATTAACAGGAAGTGAAGAAAGCGATTGGGATTTATTGGTGACCAAAGCGTGGGAAGGCTTCAGTGACCGATACGATGTAAGTCAACCGGACCTAAGGGAGCGTTTCCAAAGAGAACTCAATATTATTAAAAGTAAGGGATTTTGTGCTTACTATCTTATCGCTTACGACCTGTTGCAGTTTGCCAGGCGACAGGGTTTTGATTATGTGGGACGTGGCAGTGGCGCCAATAGTGTAGTGGCTTACTGCCTGGAGATTACTAATGTGGATCCGATTGAATTGGATTTGTATTTCGAAAGGTTCTTAAATGCTGAACGCTCCACGCCACCCGACTTTGATATTGATTTTTCGTGGGACAACAGGGATGCAATCTATGATTATATTTTCTCCAGGTATGGCAGCGACCATGTTTGTTTGCTGGGAACGCATGTGACTTACCAAAAGCGATCGGTGTTGCGTGAGTTGGGAAAAGTTTTTGGCTTACCCAAAGAAGAGATTGATGCCATCGTGGAAGAGCCGGACCGACATAAAAACCGGGACCATATTACGGAGCTGATCTTCAGGTATGCCGACCACATCAAGGACCTGCCGGCCAATATTTCCATTCACGCAGGTGGTGTGTTGATTACGGAAAAACCGATCTATGCGTATACCGCTATTCAGTTTCCACCCAAAGGCTACCCGGTATCTCATTTTGAAATGCACAATGCCGAAGATATGGGCATTTTCAAGTTTGATATTTTGAGCCAGCGCGGGCTGGGCCACCTGAAGGAAACGGTAAGGCACGTGAAGCGCAACCGCGGGGTGGACGTGGACATTCACCGGTTCCATGATTTTAAGAAAGATGAAAAAATAAAAAAACTATTGCGCGACAGTAAGGCGATGGGTTGCTTTTATGTGGAGTCGCCCGCCATGCGCATGTTGTTAGGCAAGCTGCGTTGCGAAGACTACCTCACCCTGGTGGCCGCCAGTTCCATCATCCGGCCGGGCGTGGCCCGCTCGGGAATGATGCGGACCTATATCGAGCGGTTTCATTTGGTAAGCAATGGAGGTAAGTATGAGGCCATCCATCAAAAAATAGATGAGCTCATGAAGGAAACCTACGGGGTAATGGTATATCAGGAAGATGTAATTAAAGTGGCGCATCATTTTGCCAACATGACTTTGACGGAAGCAGATGTATTGCGCAGGGGAATGTCGGGCAAATTTCGCTCAAGGGAAGAATTTCAACGGATAGAGGAAAGTTTTTTTACCAATTGTAAAAAATTGGGATATGAGCAACATGTGATCGATCGGGTGTGGTATGAGATAGAAAGCTTTTCAGGGTATTCTTTTTCTAAAGGACACTCTGCCAGCTATGCAGTGGAGAGTTATCAGAGTTTGTTTTTAAAAGCACATTACCCGCTGGAGTTCATGGTGGGTGTAATTAATAACTTCGGAGGTTTTTATCGTACCGAATTTTATTTCCATGAGGCGCGTATGAGCGGGGCGAAGATCAATGCCCCCTGTGTGAATAGAAGCGATCATCTCACTACTATATATGGTGATCAAATTTTTATTGGATTCATTCATTTAAAAAGCCTGGAAAATAAAATAGCTAAACGGATACCGGAAGAAAGGCAACGTAATGGCGAGTACACCAGCTTCGATAATTTTTTAAGGAGAGTGCCAGCAGGGTTAGAGCAGGTCAGGATCCTTATCCGGTTAGGGGCTTTTCGGTTTACGAATAAAACCAAACAACGGTTGCTGTGGGAGGCGATGCTTTATTTGAGTCATCAAAATGCGGACAAACGAAAAACGCAGTCAACGTCTTTGTTTGATACGGCACCTAAAGAATACCCACTTCCGGTTTTGCACCGTCAACCATTGGAAGATGCGTTTGACGAAATAGAGTTGTTGGGGTTTCCGCTGTGTGATCCGTTTTTATTGTTGGAGACACCAAAACGAGGAGATACGGTAGCGAAAGAGCTTATGCAAAAAATCGGTAAGGTTGTAACAATAGTAGGTTATGTGGTGACCACCAAAAACACCAGTACCTTAAAGGGAGAGCCGATGCACTTTGGTACTTTTTATGATAAAGACGGAGAGGTGTTTGATACCGTACACTTCCCGAACGTCACAAAAAAATATCCTTTCCGGGGCAGGGGCTTTTATGGTATCCGGGGAAAGGTGGTGGACGATTTTGGGGTGGCTTCCATCGAAGTGGGCTATATGAAAAAACTGCCTATGGTGAGCAAAAGAATTGAACAGACGAAAGAGTTTGTGGAGTTCGGTAACCGATAGGCCGTTAATCGTTATTACTGATTACCGATTAAGGTAAGACTCACTACATTCTCCACATGCGTGGTATGCGGAAACATATCTACAGGTTGGATGGCAATGATCTCATATTTTTCCGACAGGATTTTTAGATCGCGAGCTTGAGTTGCAGGATTACAACTCACATATACAATGCGTTGTGGTTCGGCTTTTAAAATCATTTTGCATACATCTTCGTGCATTCCTGCTCGCGGTGGGTCAGTAATGATAACATCCGGCCGGCCATGCGTATTTAAAAAGGAGTCATCTAGTAGGTCCTTGATATCTCCGGCAAAGAATTCTGTATTTGTGATTTTGTTAATCTGCGAATTGACCTTTGCATCTTCGATAGCATCAGCCACATATTCAAGGCCTATGACTTTTTTTGCGTCCGCGGCCAAAAAATTGGCAATCGTGCCCGTGCCGGTGTAGAGGTCGTACACGAGCTCCTTTCCGCTCAACCCGGCCAACTGCCAGGCTACTTTGTACAATTCGTGCGCCTGCCCCGGGTTGGTTTGATAAAATGATTTCGGCCCCACCCTGAAATGGAGCATGCCTTCCCCGCTGGGCTTGGGCATCTGCTCCGTTATATAGGGGTTTCCTTTCCACGTGGCCACCGCAAGGTCATGGAAGGTGTCGT
Coding sequences within:
- the tcmP gene encoding three-Cys-motif partner protein TcmP encodes the protein MNQFGGDWTKIKIEILVEYAKAYLTIMKDRKYYKLMYFDGFAGSGFIINDSKVDIEMTIGAARRIVEINEPRSFDSYYFVEKDPKNFKLLEKNTKQNFPSKRIHAICEDCNKKLIDMANFLRDPKNKNYRTLAYIDPCGMQVEWRSIETLRGLPLDMWVLVPTGLGVNRLLKKNGRISDAWIERLEIFLGLSKEEIENSFYKKVSSLFPDITITQKEHDAIGKSAKLYRDRLKEIFSFVSKPYELKNSSNSIMYHLFLTSNNETAVKVGNDIVKKFNK
- a CDS encoding phage Gp37/Gp68 family protein, producing the protein MAQSSIEWTELTWNPTTGCNKISAGCKFCYAEVMARRLKAMGLDKYKGGFKLAIHEDALDIPYTWKSSKIVFVNSMSDLFHKDIPLSFIKKVFVVMNDNPQHTFQVLTKRSDILLRYHKELTWTPNIWMGVSIEDEKVMHRVDDLRKTSALVKFLSCEPLIGPLPNLNLKNIDWVIVGGESGRKPRPMEPEWVLDIKTQCRVFKVAFFFKQWGGTNKKKTGRLLKGRTYSEMPKKKKKLSLNYPTVSRPGY
- a CDS encoding DNA polymerase III subunit alpha → MYLNCHTAFSFKYGTLQVEDIFNEAKRCGVHKLILTEINNTASYIEMLRLCAEKAPVNGSNLTAFGKEAYELEIAVGVEFRNEDRLLFIAIAQNNDGFEEINRFLSYHNLNNKALPDRAPVFENVFVIYPFGLLEPDLLRSNEFLGVRVHQVNHLRLYQPYKTHTAKFVIHHPVTFANKIHFNVHRLLRSIDKNTLLSKLAEEQQALPNEIMMPERKLAGMFSDYPDLIENTQQLMNGCSIDFELKTDKNKKTLTGSEESDWDLLVTKAWEGFSDRYDVSQPDLRERFQRELNIIKSKGFCAYYLIAYDLLQFARRQGFDYVGRGSGANSVVAYCLEITNVDPIELDLYFERFLNAERSTPPDFDIDFSWDNRDAIYDYIFSRYGSDHVCLLGTHVTYQKRSVLRELGKVFGLPKEEIDAIVEEPDRHKNRDHITELIFRYADHIKDLPANISIHAGGVLITEKPIYAYTAIQFPPKGYPVSHFEMHNAEDMGIFKFDILSQRGLGHLKETVRHVKRNRGVDVDIHRFHDFKKDEKIKKLLRDSKAMGCFYVESPAMRMLLGKLRCEDYLTLVAASSIIRPGVARSGMMRTYIERFHLVSNGGKYEAIHQKIDELMKETYGVMVYQEDVIKVAHHFANMTLTEADVLRRGMSGKFRSREEFQRIEESFFTNCKKLGYEQHVIDRVWYEIESFSGYSFSKGHSASYAVESYQSLFLKAHYPLEFMVGVINNFGGFYRTEFYFHEARMSGAKINAPCVNRSDHLTTIYGDQIFIGFIHLKSLENKIAKRIPEERQRNGEYTSFDNFLRRVPAGLEQVRILIRLGAFRFTNKTKQRLLWEAMLYLSHQNADKRKTQSTSLFDTAPKEYPLPVLHRQPLEDAFDEIELLGFPLCDPFLLLETPKRGDTVAKELMQKIGKVVTIVGYVVTTKNTSTLKGEPMHFGTFYDKDGEVFDTVHFPNVTKKYPFRGRGFYGIRGKVVDDFGVASIEVGYMKKLPMVSKRIEQTKEFVEFGNR